The genomic DNA AAATATTAAGGAATAAATTAGTAGACGGTGTTCTAGAAAACGTCCAAGGCAGCAAGGTTAATGGCTCGAAACGACCAGAAGAAAGATTGCCGAACATCGTTAATTTTAGTTTTTTGGGAGTTGAAGGGGAAAGCCTGGTTATTGCTTTGGACCAAGAAGGGATTGCTGTTTCAACCGGCTCGGCCTGCACTTCAACTACCTTGTTGCCTTCGCACGTTTTAATCGCGATGGGATTGCCCGAATTAGACGCGCATTCTAGTTTGAGAGTGAGTATGGGGAAATATACAACAATTAAAGAAATTGATTATTTTATAAAAATTTTGCCAAAGGTAGTCGAAAAACTAAGAAAAATTTCCGGCCGCTAAATTTATGGCTATTTATAACAAACAAATAATGCAGCATTTTACTAATCCCAAGTTTTTTGGTAAAATTAATAATCCGGACGTGATTGGAAAAGCAGGTAATCCGCGCTGCGGAGATTTACTGACTTTATATTTAAAAATTGACGAAAAAAGCAGGAGAATAAAAGGTATTAAATTCGAAACATTGGGCTGCGCCTCAGCCATTGCTTCTTCAGATATGATTTGTAAGCTGGCAAAAGGCAAGACATTAGAGCAGGCATTAAAAATCGGTTTTCAGGATGTTTCTGATGAATTGGGAACATTACCTCCATTAAAAATTCATTGTGCTCAGTTAGTCACTGAGGCATTAAAAGATGCGATTAATAAATACAAGTAATAAAATATGAAAAAACTTTTAATTCCAATAATTATAATTCTGATTGTTTTGGGTATTGCTCAGGTGCTTTACAGCCAAAAAGGGATATCTTCAAAAGAGGCCGGAGAGATAGTTATAGATTATATCGATAAAGTATTAGAAGGCCAGGCTACTGCAACATTAGTCGGAGACGTGGTAAAGGAAAATGGGGTGTACAAATTAGAACTTAAAGTCGGAGAACAAGAAATGACTTCATATATTTCTCTTGATGGAAAATTAATATTTCCAAGCGGCATAGCAATTACAGAAGACACAACTGCCAGTAGCGATGCCAATAGCGATATTCCAAAACAAGACAAAACAAACGCTGATTTATTTGTAATGAGTTTTT from Patescibacteria group bacterium includes the following:
- a CDS encoding iron-sulfur cluster assembly scaffold protein encodes the protein MYNKQIMQHFTNPKFFGKINNPDVIGKAGNPRCGDLLTLYLKIDEKSRRIKGIKFETLGCASAIASSDMICKLAKGKTLEQALKIGFQDVSDELGTLPPLKIHCAQLVTEALKDAINKYK